A single Mus caroli chromosome 15, CAROLI_EIJ_v1.1, whole genome shotgun sequence DNA region contains:
- the Ppp6r2 gene encoding serine/threonine-protein phosphatase 6 regulatory subunit 2 isoform X7 produces MFWKFDLNTTSHVDKLLDKEHVTLQELMDEDDILQECKAQNQKLLDFLCRQQCMEELVNLITQDPPQDMEEKVRFKYPNTACELLTCDVPQISDRLGEDESLLNLLYDFLDQEPPLNPLLASFFSKTIGNLIARKTEQVMMFLKKKERFITQILKHIGTSALMDLLLRLVSCVEPVGLRQEVLHWLNEEKIIQRLVELIHPHQDEDVSVMLTEPTFFHGQTHTQALGKHAAV; encoded by the exons ATGTTCTGGAAATTTGACTTGAACACCACATCCCATGTTGACAAGCTCCTGGACAAGGAACATGTGACCCTGCAGGAGCTAATGGATGAAGATGACATCTTGCAGGAGTGTAAGGCCCAGAACCAGAAGCTGCTGGACTTCCTGTGCAGGCAGCAGTGCATGGAAGAGCTGGTGAACCTCATCACACAGGACCCACCCCAGGACATGGAAGAGAAGGTCCGATTCAA ATACCCAAACACAGCCTGTGAGCTTCTGACTTGTGATGTGCCACAGATCAGCGACAGACTAGGCGAGGACGAGAGTCTGCTGAACCTTCTCTATGACTTCCTGGATCAGGAGCCGCCACTCAACCCTCTGCTTGCCAGTTTTTTCAGCAAGACCATTGGCAATCTTATTGCAAGGAAAACTGAACAG GTGATGATGTTcctgaagaagaaggagaggttCATCACTCAGATCCTGAAGCACATAGGCACCTCAGCTCTCATGGACCTGCTGCTGCGCCTGGTCAGCTGTGTGGAGCCAGTTGGTCTCCGGCAGGAGGTCCTACAT TGGCTTAATGAAGAGAAAATCATCCAGAGACTTGTGGAATTGATCCATCCCCACCAGGATGAAGATGTGAGTGTGATGCTCACAGAGCCCACCTTCTTTCATGGACAGACCCACACCCAGGCTCTTGGAAAACATGCTGCTGTGTGA